A region from the Dinoroseobacter shibae DFL 12 = DSM 16493 genome encodes:
- the hemB gene encoding porphobilinogen synthase, which produces MRPTQAPFPHARFRRLRRTPALRNLTRQSELSVHDLIWPIFVSEPEGAVDIPSMPGVSRLTVEGAVRAAERAASLGIPAICLFPYTDPSLKTQLCEEAWNPDNLSNRAIRAIKSEVPEIAVMTDVALDPYNINGHDGIVRDGVIVNDESVAALVKMAVAQAESGADILGPSDMMDGRIGAMRAALEAAGHSDVTILSYAAKYSSGFYGPFRDAVGASGALVGDKNTYQMDPGNSDEALRLIERDLLEGADMVMVKPGMPYLDICRRVKDAFGVPTYAYQVSGEYAMLQAASANGWLDHDKVMFESLLAFKRAGCDGILTYFAPVVAERLRGIA; this is translated from the coding sequence ATGCGACCGACCCAAGCCCCCTTCCCCCATGCCCGCTTCCGCCGTCTGCGCCGCACCCCGGCCCTGCGCAATCTCACGCGCCAATCGGAATTGAGCGTCCATGACCTGATCTGGCCGATCTTTGTCAGCGAGCCCGAAGGCGCGGTGGACATCCCCTCGATGCCCGGGGTGTCGCGGCTGACGGTCGAGGGCGCGGTGAGGGCGGCGGAGCGGGCGGCGAGCTTGGGCATTCCGGCGATTTGCCTGTTTCCCTATACGGATCCGTCCCTCAAGACCCAGCTGTGCGAAGAGGCCTGGAACCCCGACAACCTCAGCAACCGGGCGATCCGGGCGATCAAGTCCGAGGTGCCCGAGATCGCGGTGATGACCGATGTGGCCCTCGACCCCTACAACATCAACGGCCATGACGGGATCGTCCGCGACGGGGTGATCGTGAATGACGAGAGCGTCGCGGCACTGGTCAAGATGGCCGTGGCCCAGGCGGAATCCGGGGCCGATATTCTCGGGCCTTCGGACATGATGGACGGGCGGATCGGCGCGATGCGGGCGGCGCTGGAGGCGGCGGGCCATTCGGATGTCACCATCCTGAGCTATGCGGCGAAGTATTCCAGCGGGTTCTACGGTCCCTTCCGGGACGCGGTCGGCGCGTCCGGCGCGCTGGTGGGCGACAAGAACACCTACCAGATGGACCCGGGCAATTCCGACGAGGCGCTGCGCCTGATCGAGCGCGACCTGCTGGAGGGTGCGGATATGGTGATGGTCAAGCCGGGGATGCCCTATCTCGACATCTGTCGCCGGGTGAAGGACGCCTTCGGGGTGCCGACCTATGCCTACCAGGTGTCAGGCGAATACGCGATGTTGCAGGCGGCGAGCGCCAATGGCTGGCTCGACCATGACAAGGTGATGTTCGAGTCGCTTCTGGCCTTCAAACGCGCGGGGTGCGATGGAATCCTGACCTATTTCGCCCCTGTGGTGGCCGAACGGCTCCGCGGAATCGCCTGA
- a CDS encoding YSC84-related protein — translation MTQDWTRRGALAASLIAGMGLLAGCASVEGSAQRAAQIDQRVDAAIQFLESDVPGSRELGDKAAGVLIMPLITEAGFGLGGSYGRGALRINGATIDYYQATQASIGLQIGAQQYAHAIFFMTDEALRNFRNGAGLTVGGDLKIALADTGEQISAETLTAIDPVVGIIFGQAGLIAGATLDGTVYNRIIP, via the coding sequence ATGACACAAGATTGGACACGGCGGGGCGCCCTGGCTGCGAGCCTGATCGCGGGCATGGGCCTATTGGCGGGATGCGCTTCGGTCGAGGGCAGCGCCCAGCGGGCGGCCCAGATCGATCAGCGCGTGGATGCGGCCATTCAATTTCTCGAGTCCGACGTGCCGGGCAGCCGCGAGTTGGGCGACAAGGCGGCGGGCGTGTTGATCATGCCGCTGATCACCGAGGCCGGGTTCGGCCTGGGCGGATCCTATGGGCGCGGGGCGCTGCGGATCAACGGGGCGACCATCGACTACTACCAGGCGACGCAGGCCAGCATCGGGTTGCAGATCGGAGCACAGCAATATGCCCATGCGATCTTCTTCATGACCGACGAGGCACTGCGGAACTTCCGCAACGGCGCCGGTCTGACCGTGGGCGGGGATCTCAAGATCGCCCTGGCCGATACCGGCGAGCAGATCAGTGCCGAGACCCTGACCGCGATCGACCCCGTCGTGGGGATCATTTTCGGTCAGGCGGGCCTGATTGCGGGTGCGACCCTGGACGGCACGGTTTATAATCGCATCATCCCCTGA
- a CDS encoding penicillin acylase family protein produces MGRILKWMFRLFVGALISLGVALVLVYYFASRSIPDYDGSYALAGVSAPVEIVRDTHNIPHIFGQTDADSFFGLGFVHAQDRLWQMLMFRRTAQGRLSELFGARTLQIDDLLRRFDFYRLAQASIDDLRPETQAALEAYAAGVNAWIAEVNKGALGRGAPEFFLFEPEIAPWQPADSVVLIKLMALQLSWHLQTEVLRARISLALPPERVRDILPEAPGTGLIDLPEYAALVPGIDRRQAFAGGPLPLDPLSPVGPRALAGASNAWAAAPSRSAAGGTLLANDPHLEFTAPSQWYLARLDLGAGGVIGGTVPGIPAVLTGRNAFLGWGLTSSYADDQDLVIEQLNPDNPGEYLTPDGFKPFESRRTVIEVADAAPVTITLRWTENGPVIPRTHYNLGAVTPEGHVAALKWTALSDADTSMDAAIALMAARNVDEGIKAGRSFVAPAQNLTLADRERIAFQTVGALPRRAAAHQSLGRLPAPGWRVQNRWQGTLGFVANPQVIDPPGGLLGNTNNKVIDRPFPLHMSFDWGDTQRIQRWERLMSARQVHTRESFIEAQLDTVSQGARVLLPLVARELWFSEEAAPEGSEAALRRRALDLLAEWNGEMSEHLPEPLIYTAWMRALQERLIRDELGPLADEFDRPQVLFLERVFRDVDGAAVWCDVVQTSAVEDCTLQARRALDDALLELTERFGSAVEGWRWGDAHQATHDHPVLGDAPFLGPIVNLRQSTSGGDTTLMRGLTAGTGANPYRNTHGGGYRGVYDFADPDSSVFIISTGQSGHPLSRHYDDLGELWRRGEYIPMTLDPELARAGANGVTLLYPDLAVARP; encoded by the coding sequence ATGGGGCGGATCCTGAAATGGATGTTCCGGCTTTTCGTGGGGGCATTGATCAGCCTCGGCGTCGCACTCGTGCTGGTCTATTACTTCGCGTCGCGCTCGATCCCCGATTACGATGGCAGCTATGCGCTCGCGGGCGTTTCGGCCCCGGTGGAGATCGTGCGCGACACCCATAACATCCCGCATATCTTCGGGCAGACCGACGCCGACAGCTTCTTCGGCCTGGGCTTTGTCCATGCCCAGGACCGGCTGTGGCAGATGCTGATGTTCCGGCGCACGGCCCAGGGGCGGTTGTCGGAGCTTTTCGGGGCGCGGACCCTGCAGATCGACGACCTGCTGCGACGGTTCGATTTCTATCGACTGGCCCAGGCGTCGATCGACGATCTTCGTCCGGAGACGCAAGCGGCGCTGGAGGCCTATGCTGCCGGTGTGAATGCCTGGATCGCGGAGGTCAACAAGGGTGCGCTGGGGCGCGGTGCGCCGGAGTTCTTCCTGTTCGAGCCAGAGATCGCGCCGTGGCAGCCCGCCGACAGCGTGGTGCTGATCAAGCTGATGGCGCTGCAACTGTCCTGGCATCTGCAGACCGAGGTGCTGCGTGCGCGGATCTCCCTGGCCCTGCCGCCGGAGCGGGTGCGCGACATCCTGCCCGAGGCGCCGGGCACGGGGCTGATCGATTTGCCGGAATATGCCGCCCTTGTGCCCGGCATCGACCGGCGACAGGCCTTCGCAGGCGGCCCCCTGCCTCTGGATCCGCTGTCGCCCGTGGGCCCGCGCGCGCTTGCCGGGGCCTCGAACGCCTGGGCGGCAGCCCCGAGCCGGTCGGCGGCGGGCGGCACGCTTCTGGCCAATGATCCGCATCTGGAATTCACCGCCCCCTCGCAATGGTACCTCGCGCGGCTCGACCTGGGCGCGGGCGGTGTCATCGGGGGCACGGTGCCGGGGATCCCGGCGGTCCTGACAGGGCGGAACGCGTTTCTCGGCTGGGGGCTGACCTCCAGCTACGCGGATGATCAGGACCTGGTGATCGAGCAGCTCAACCCGGACAATCCGGGCGAATACCTGACCCCGGACGGGTTCAAACCCTTCGAGAGCCGCCGCACGGTGATCGAGGTAGCCGATGCCGCGCCGGTGACGATCACCCTGCGCTGGACCGAGAACGGGCCGGTGATCCCGCGCACCCACTACAACCTCGGGGCGGTGACGCCGGAGGGACATGTGGCGGCGTTGAAATGGACCGCGCTGAGCGATGCGGACACCTCCATGGATGCGGCGATCGCGCTGATGGCGGCGCGCAATGTCGACGAGGGGATCAAGGCCGGGCGCAGTTTCGTGGCCCCGGCGCAGAACCTGACCCTGGCTGACCGGGAGCGGATCGCGTTTCAGACCGTGGGCGCCCTGCCCCGGCGCGCGGCGGCCCATCAGAGCCTCGGACGACTGCCGGCGCCGGGCTGGCGGGTTCAGAACCGGTGGCAGGGCACGCTGGGCTTTGTCGCGAATCCGCAGGTGATCGACCCGCCCGGGGGCCTGTTGGGCAATACCAACAACAAGGTGATCGACCGGCCCTTCCCGTTGCACATGTCGTTCGACTGGGGCGATACCCAGCGCATCCAGCGCTGGGAGCGACTGATGTCCGCGCGGCAGGTGCATACGCGGGAGAGTTTCATCGAGGCGCAGCTGGACACCGTGAGCCAGGGGGCGCGGGTGCTGCTGCCGCTGGTGGCGCGGGAGTTGTGGTTCTCCGAAGAAGCGGCCCCCGAGGGCAGCGAGGCGGCGTTGCGGCGGCGGGCGCTGGACCTGCTGGCGGAGTGGAACGGCGAGATGAGCGAGCATCTGCCCGAGCCGCTGATCTACACCGCCTGGATGCGTGCGCTGCAGGAGCGGCTGATCCGGGATGAGCTGGGCCCGCTGGCGGATGAATTCGACCGGCCGCAGGTGCTGTTTCTGGAGCGGGTGTTCCGGGACGTGGACGGGGCGGCGGTCTGGTGCGACGTGGTCCAGACGAGCGCTGTGGAGGACTGCACGCTGCAGGCGCGCCGGGCGCTGGACGATGCGCTGCTGGAGCTGACGGAGCGGTTCGGCAGCGCGGTGGAGGGCTGGCGCTGGGGCGATGCACACCAGGCGACCCATGACCATCCGGTGCTGGGGGATGCGCCATTTCTAGGGCCGATCGTGAACCTGCGCCAGTCGACGAGCGGCGGGGACACGACGCTGATGCGCGGGCTGACGGCAGGGACCGGGGCGAACCCTTACCGCAACACTCATGGGGGCGGATATCGGGGGGTCTACGACTTCGCCGATCCCGACAGTTCGGTGTTCATCATCTCCACCGGGCAGTCGGGCCATCCCCTGTCGCGGCATTACGACGATCTGGGGGAGCTATGGCGGCGGGGCGAATACATCCCGATGACACTGGATCCGGAGCTTGCCCGGGCCGGAGCGAATGGGGTGACACTTCTCTACCCCGACCTCGCCGTTGCGCGGCC